In a single window of the Raphanus sativus cultivar WK10039 chromosome 9, ASM80110v3, whole genome shotgun sequence genome:
- the LOC108824090 gene encoding pentatricopeptide repeat-containing protein At2g01740: MVREALQFLSRLTKSPSFPHPLTCNNHIHHLITSRCGALSLKLVAYLVSRGYAPHRSSFNSIVSLLCRSGQVRFAEDIVRAMPKFGSLPDVVSYNSLIDGYCRNGDVCNASLVFERLRRRVSSCCIRPDVVSFNSLFNGFGKRRKMLVEVSLYMCVMLKCCSPNVVTYSTLIDAFCRSGELELALKCFGFMKRDGLAPNVVTFTCLIDGYCKAGGLEVAVSLFEEMRRVGMSMNVVSYSALIDGFCKRGEMQRAEELFCQMREDGVEPNSLVYTAVIDGYFKKGDAVNAMRFLAKMLNGGMRLDTAAYGVIVSGLCGVGRVKEAAEVVEDMEKGGLVPDEMIMTTMMSGYFKSGRVEDAVKVYGEFLERGFEPDVVALSSMIDGLAKSGRLHEAVSYFCKERANDVMYTVVIDALCKEGEFVEVERLFGELVPDKFMYTSWIAGLCKQGDLVGAFKLKTKMVGEGLELDLLTYTTLINGLASKGLMVEARQVFDEMLRREIRPDSAVFDLLIRAYEKEGDMAAASELLLDMQTRGLVTVVSVEECSKQCDSEVTCT; encoded by the coding sequence ATGGTCAGAGAAGCTCTCCAATTCCTCTCTCGCCTGACAAAGTCTCCGTCTTTCCCACACCCACTCACCTGCAACAACCACATCCACCACCTCATCACCTCCCGCTGCGGCGCCCTCTCTCTCAAACTCGTAGCCTACTTAGTCTCCAGAGGCTACGCTCCTCACCGCTCTTCCTTCAATTCAATCGTATCCTTACTCTGCAGATCGGGGCAGGTTAGATTCGCCGAGGACATCGTCCGGGCCATGCCAAAGTTCGGATCTTTACCGGACGTCGTCTCTTACAACTCCCTGATCGATGGGTACTGTAGAAACGGCGACGTGTGTAACGCGAGTTTGGTGTTTGAGAGGTTGAGGAGAAGAGTCTCTTCTTGCTGCATCAGACCTGATGTGGTTAGCTTCAACTCCTTGTTTAATGGGTTTGGCAAGAGGAGGAAGATGCTGGTGgaggtttctttgtatatgTGTGTTATGCTCAAGTGTTGTTCCCCGAATGTTGTTACTTACAGCACTTTGATCGACGCGTTCTGCAGATCGGGAGAGTTGGAGTTGGCTTTGAagtgttttgggtttatgaAGAGAGATGGTTTGGCTCCGAACGTGGTGACTTTCACTTGTTTGATCGATGGGTATTGTAAAGCTGGAGGCTTGGAGGTTGCTGTTTCGTTGTTCGAAGAGATGAGACGCGTTGGGATGTCTATGAACGTTGTTTCTTACAGTGCGTTGATTGATGGGTTCTGTAAACGAGGGGAGATGCAGAGAGCTGAGGAGTTGTTTTGCCAGATGCGGGAGGATGGAGTGGAGCCGAACTCTCTTGTGTACACCGCGGTTATCGACGGGTACTTCAAGAAGGGTGATGCTGTGAATGCAATGAGGTTTCTTGCGAAAATGCTTAACGGAGGGATGAGGCTTGATACCGCTGCTTACGGTGTGATCGTGTCGGGGCTCTGCGGTGTCGGTAGAGTGAAGGAGGCGGCGGAGGTGGTGGAGGATATGGAGAAAGGCGGTTTAGTTCCTGATGAGATGATCATGACGACGATGATGAGTGGTTATTTTAAATCCGGGAGGGTGGAGGATGCGGTTAAGGTGTACGGTGAGTTCTTAGAGAGAGGGTTTGAGCCTGATGTTGTAGCTCTTTCGAGTATGATCGATGGGCTTGCGAAGAGCGGGCGGCTACATGAAGCTGTTTCTTATTTCTGCAAGGAGAGAGCTAATGATGTTATGTACACTGTGGTTATCGATGCTTTGTGTAAAGAAGGGGAGTTTGTAGAAGTTGAGAGGCTTTTTGGCGAACTTGTTCCTGATAAGTTCATGTACACTTCTTGGATAGCTGGTTTGTGTAAGCAAGGGGACTTGGTGGGTGCGTTTAAGCTGAAAACCAAAATGGTTGGAGAGGGTCTTGAGCTCGACTTGCTGACGTACACGACGTTGATCAACGGGTTAGCTAGCAAGGGGTTGATGGTGGAGGCTAGACAGGTTTTCGACGAAATGCTGAGAAGAGAGATCAGGCCTGATTCGGCTGTGTTTGATCTGTTGATTAGAGCTTATGAAAAAGAGGGAGACATGGCCGCTGCTTCGGAGTTGCTTCTTGATATGCAAACTAGAGGGCTTGTAACAGTGGTAAGTGTTGAGGAGTGCAGCAAACAATGTGACAGTGAAGTAACTTGTACTTGA
- the LOC108827589 gene encoding protein VAC14 homolog has translation MSDALSAIPAAVHRNLSDKLYEKRKNAAIEIENTVKILIAAGDHDKISKVIDVLIKEFAKSPQANHRKGGLIGLAAVTVGLATEAAQYLEQIVPPVIDSFTDQDSRVRYYACEALYNIAKVVRGEFILFFNKIFDALCKLSADSDANVQSAAHLLDRLVKDIVTESDQFSIEEFIPLLKERMNVLNPYVRQFLVGWITVLDSVPDIDMLGFLPDFLDGLFNMLSDSSHEIRQQADSALSEFLQEIKNSPSVDYGRMAEILVQRASSPDEFTRLTAITWINEFVKLGGDQLVRYYADILGAILPCISDKEEKIRVVARETNEELRSIHVEPSDGFDVGAILSVARRQLSSDNEATRIEALNWISTLLNKHRTEVLCFLNDIFDTLLKALSDSSDDVVLLVLEVHAGVAKDPQYFRHLIVFLVHNFRADNSLLERRGAIIVRRLCVLLDAERVYRELSTILEGEDNLDFASTMVQALNLILLTAPELSKLRGLLKGSLVNREGKELFVALYASWCHSPMAIISLCLLAQAYQHASVVIQSLVEEDINVKFLVQLDKLIRLLETPIFTYLRLQLLEPGRYTWLLKTLYGLLMLLPQQSAAFKILRTRLKTVPTYSFSGGGDQISRASSGVPFSQYTNHHEDDDAKDINIASSHQGINFAARLQQFENVQSLHRVQARNNVKYSYTTSSSSTSKEVKRSEEEEEEEQQHKPPLSSRSSSVADNSRPPSRSSRKGPGQLQL, from the exons ATGTCAGACGCTCTCTCGGCGATTCCCGCCGCCGTTCATCGCAATCTCTCCGATAAACTCTACGAGAAGCGCAAAAACGCTGCGATTGAG ATTGAGAATACTGTGAAGATTTTGATTGCTGCGGGTGACCATGACAAGATCTCCAAAGTCATTGACGTGTTGATTAAGGAGTTTGCTAAATCTCCTCAAGCTAATCATCGAAAG GGTGGACTTATTGGCTTAGCTGCTGTAACTGTTGGTTTGGCCACAGAAGCTGCTCAATACCTTGag CAAATAGTGCCACCTGTGATTGACTCATTCACCGATCAAGATAGCCGAGTTCGGTACTATGCATGTGAAGCTCTCTATAACATTGCAAAG GTTGTGAGAGGGGAGTTCATTTTGTTCTTCAATAAGATTTTTGATGCTTTGTGCAAACTCTCGGCTGATTCTGATGCCAATGTCCAAAGTGCTGCTCATCTTTTGGATCGGCTCGTTAAG GATATTGTGACGGAGAGTGATCAATTCAG TATTGAGGAATTTATCCCCTTGTTGAAAGAACGCATGAACGTTTTGAACCCTTATGTTCGACAATTTCTGGTGGGGTGGATCACTGTTCTTGACAGTGTTCCAGACATTGATATGCTTGGGTTTCTGCCGGACTTTCTTGATG GTTTATTCAATATGTTGAGCGACTCTAGTCATGAAATACGACAGCAAGCTGATTCAGCTCTGTCAGAGTTTCTTCAAGAGATAAAAAATTCACCA TCTGTAGATTATGGTCGCATGGCTGAAATACTGGTGCAGAGGGCTTCTTCTCCTGATGAATTCACTCGGTTAACAGCCATCACATGG ATAAACGAGTTTGTAAAACTCGGAGGCGACCAGCTCGTGCGTTACTATGCTGATATTCTTGGAGCTATCTTGCCTTGCATATCTGACAAAGAGGAAAAAATCAGGGTG GTTGCTCGTGAAACCAACGAAGAACTTCGTTCAATCCATGTTGAACCCTCAGATGGTTTTGATGTCGGTGCAATTCTCTCTGTAGCAAGGAG GCAGCTATCAAGCGATAATGAGGCTACTCGAATTGAAGCCTTGAATTGGATATCAACACTTTTGAACAAGCATCGTACTGAG GTCCTGTGCTTCCTGAATGACATATTTGACACACTGCTAAAAGCACTATCTGATTCTTCTGATGAC GTGGTGCTCTTGGTTCTGGAAGTTCATGCTGGTGTAGCAAAAGATCCACAGTACTTCCGCCATCTTATCGTCTTTTTAGTCCACAATTTTCGAGCTGACAATTCTCTATTGGAAAG GCGTGGTGCCATTATTGTCCGGAGATTGTGTGTACTTTTGGATGCCGAAAGAGTCTATAGAGAGCTCTCAACTATACTCGAGGGAGAAGATAATCTTGACTTTGCTTCAACCATGGTTCAG GCATTGAATTTGATTTTGCTTACAGCTCCAGAGTTATCAAAACTAAGAGGTCTTCTAAAAGGTTCACTCGTCAATCGCGAAGGGAAAGAACTTTTCGTTGCCTTGTACGCATCATGGTGCCATTCGCCTATGGCCATTATAAGCCTCTGCTTATTAGCTCAG GCGTACCAGCACGCGAGTGTCGTGATTCAATCATTGGTGGAAGAAGACATAAACGTCAAATTTCTAGTACAGCTTGATAAATTGATCCGGCTTCTCGAAACTCCAATCTTTACTTACCTTAGATTGCAG CTTCTGGAACCAGGAAGATACACATGGTTGCTGAAAACACTTTATGGTCTTCTAATGTTACTTCCTCag CAAAGTGCGGCGTTTAAGATACTTCGGACAAGACTCAAAACTGTCCCAACATACTCATTCAGTGGGGGAGGAGACCAAATAAGCAGAGCATCTTCAGGAGTTCCTTTCTCTCAGTATACGAATCATCACGAGGACGATGATGCAAAAGACATTAATATCGCCAGTTCTCACCAAGGAATCAATTTTGCTGCACGGCTGCAACAGTTTGAGAATGTACAGAGTCTGCATCGTGTTCAGGCAAGGAATAATGTCAAGTACTCATATACCACTTCCTCTTCCTCTACATCAAAG GAGGTGAAGagatctgaagaagaagaagaagaagagcaacaacaTAAACCACCACTTTCCTCGAGATCATCATCAGTTGCAGACAACAGTCGACCTCCATCAAGATCATCAAGGAAAGGCCCTGGTCAATTACAGCTTTAA
- the LOC108827588 gene encoding uncharacterized protein LOC108827588: protein MMELSSLFPTLCLPDLLLFIAPLWIAVLVGVLVGWLWRPSWARQDKLFTFFNNNKPNNNNHNHPATTTVESRQVHKEKSGFVTGDDFRHLWNLVEVKDGGPSWIQMMDRSTPTFSYQAWRRDPHDGPPQYRSRTVFEDATPEMVRDFFWDDDFRSEWDDMLLFSSTLESCKDTGSMVVQWVRKFPFFCSDREYIIGRRIWDAGRVFYCVTKGVPYPSVPRQSKPRRVDLYYSSWCIRAVESKRGDGEMTSCEVLLFHHEDMGIPWEIAKLGVRQGMWGAVKKIEPGLRAYQRARAGGAGLSPSASMAQINTKVSAEEFMNERDSTGEVGGDEKPSSGKNIPKLLVVGGAVALACTLDKGLLTKAVIFGVARRFARMGKRM, encoded by the exons ATGATGGAGTTGAGTTCTCTCTTCCCCACCCTCTGTCTCCCTGATCTCCTACTTTTTATAGCGCCGCTCTGGATCGCTGTCCTTGTCGGGGTTTTGGTGGGTTGGCTCTGGAGACCAAGCTGGGCTAGACAAGACAAACTCTTCAccttcttcaacaacaacaaacccaacaacaacaaccataaTCACCCCGCTACTACTACCGTCGAATCTCGCCAGGTACACAAAGAGAAATCCGGGTTTGTAACCGGCGATGATTTCAGGCATCTATGGAACTTGGTCGAGGTCAAAGACGGAGGCCCTTCCTGGATTCAGATGATGGACCGGTCTACTCCCACCTTCTCTTACCAAGCTTGGAGACGCGATCCTCACGACGGTCCCCCTCAGTACCGTAGCAGAACCGTGTTCGAAGACGCCACTCCTGAGATGGTGAGGGACTTTTTCTGGGATGATGACTTCCGTTCCGAATGGGACGATatgcttttgttttcttctacGCTCGAGTCTTGTAAGGACACTGGCAGTATGGTTGTTCAGTGGGTCCGCAAG TTCCCTTTCTTTTGTAGCGACAGGGAGTATATCATTGGCAGGAGAATATGGGACGCTGGCCGAGTCTTCTACTGCGTTACAAAG gGAGTACCATACCCGTCTGTACCACGACAGAGCAAGCCGCGGCGTGTTGACTTGTACTATTCAAGCTGGTGCATCCGTGCAG TTGAATCGAAAAGAGGGGATGGTGAGATGACATCTTGTGAGGTTCTACTTTTTCACCACGAGGATATGGGGATACCGTGGGAGATAGCAAAGCTCGGGGTGAGACAGGGGATGTGGGGTGCGGTGAAGAAGATAGAGCCAGGGCTACGTGCATATCAGAGGGCTAGAGCAGGAGGAGCAGGTTTATCACCGAGCGCATCGATGGCTCAGATCAACACCAAAGTGAGTGCGGAGGAGTTTATGAACGAGAGGGATTCGACAGGAGAGGTTGGAGGAGACGAGAAGCCGTCGTCAGGGAAGAACATACCGAAGTTACTAGTGGTGGGCGGGGCGGTTGCGCTTGCGTGTACGCTGGACAAAGGGCTATTGACGAAGGCGGTGATATTCGGGGTGGCGAGAAGGTTTGCAAGAATGGGGAAGAGGATGTAG